The genomic stretch AATTCTCTTACAGGGTATGATGGGTCTTGGACCGCAATCGTCAGATTAGATCCAAAAAGGACCTGGAACATTAGGATCGGGAAACTTGTTAACAAATAATTTTAACATGAACTGTAAGCTTAAAAGTGAAGATGCGGATTCTTTTGGTACCTGCAGGCGGGAAATGTCACATTTGGCACCATCAGAGACAAATATGTCTGAATCTTCAATACCAAGGTCTGCATAGTAGGTTGCAGCAATTGCTGCCCTTAGTTTCTGCATTGACAACCAACACAACATTTAATGATGCTGAAGATAAGGAGCTAAGACAAGGTCAGCGCAAAGAGTAAACTGCGTATTTTATTGAAAATTTAGAAGTTAATTGATGTAAGTAAAGTAGGTCAAATATGAAAGCACTTGGAAGGGTAAGTGAAAGGAAAAGCCTAAACTCCTCAAGCACTTTGTACAGAATAGGTTTTCAACTAAGAAGACATATACATGATTATGAAATGGTTATCCTTTATCAACAATCCTCCTCAAATCATTATTAAAATACAACCAATCTTATAGCCACATTCCTCCACAAAATAGATACGTACAACTTTATAGCTGTTAAACAGCTATCCGAATTCATCTAAAAAAAGCAACAGCTATCTATTCACTCTATTAATGCACTGAAAGTTGCTGATAAAGCCACAAGCTATAGTACCTTTTCACCTTGCTCAGCTCCATAACCACTGTAGCCATCAATTGTTGACAAGGCATGTGCTCTCTGTGTTTACAAATAGACTAATCGATAAATAATATAATTGTAAAagaggtactccctccgttccaaattgtaagtcgttttggcatttctaaatttgtagtttttgctatgcacctaaatacaCACCAtgtctagaaaagccaaaaacgacttgcaatttgggatggagagagtattAAGCAAAAGAAACATGTAGATGAATTTTCTTAGAAAACTACTACAAATATGTACAAGTGGAACCAAATGAGaaccaaaataaataaataaatgaaacataaaagtGAAAGCACCGCTAAGGAAcactgctttttttttttggtaaattGAAGAATGAAGATATACAATTGAAAGCATAGTTAGTAGAATATTTTTCACAACAATAAGGCACCTCTGCCATGGCATTCGTTATGACATCTGGAATGGGCTCCGTGGTGTCACCTATCCCAAGGCTTATAATCTTAGCATCAGGGTACTTCAGCAAATGAGCTGCTCTTCTCCTGGCAATCTGATTGACAGTCAACAAATAGACATTATCAGAAGCCAAATCTACAACAGAACAGCGTcaacaaggaaaagaaaagatgagaatGAAGCATAACCTCAGGAAATAAATATCCTGCTTGGAGCTTGGCCATGTTAGCATTGCGCGGGACACTAGTCTTGTAAGCTTCAGGACATGAGTAAGAAAATATTAGCATTTAGCAAGCAACACCACCCTTATTTCTGTTCCTACAACATCTCCAGGCAACTCTTTACATGAAAGCAACAGTAGCCAAACAAGAAGCTACTACAGCGTGCAGCAACCTAGAACAATACCCTAATTCGAACCAGCACTTGTAGCATTCGATTGGATGCCTCAAACGAAAACTAATAGAGACTAGACCTGACACATGAATTTCTGCGAGCAGGATGGAAACTATCAGCGATGAAGTAAACGAGGGGCTTGGTAGTTACATGTATCGACGGCCGGCGGGCTACTGACGCAGCGGACAGTGACAGACATTCTCCCCGCGGGTCGGCGGTGGATGGTCTCCAATGACCTGGAACTGGAAGGGTGCCACGGTTAGACGTATCCATTGGGTTAACAAGGACACGCACCGTACTGTAGGAAACGGGGGGCAGTCGGGTACTTGAGAGGTAACGAAGAcgaagagaggaaggaggaggagggcgcggtggtggcgggggcaCCGGTGGGTGCTGCCATGGCGACGgcaggagaggcggcggcggcggcggaggaggaggattggtAGGGTGATGAGTGAGTGAAGGAGCCGTGCAGAGCCCACCTGAGTGAGGCAACAAGACCGACGAGAATTAGCCTCACGCGGGCCAGTCCATTTTGGTTTTGGCCCAACTCGTACGTGCACGAAAAGAGGCCCGTCTAAAAGAATCCATCCTTCCAGACCTGAGGGATCAGGCCCAGCTAGCTCATTCATGATGACCCAACTGTGGACTGACGGAGCGGCGGGAGccgcagcctcctcctcctagcaAAATTATCTATTATCGCAAATTCGCAACAAGAATCGATAACCCTACGAGGCTAAGATTGAAAAGTTCCTCTTTCGAACATAAAATTGCTATTGAAAGATTTTAAATTAGGTCAACTACCTATAAACTTGTCTTGGTTTGAACAGAAACTCAGCTCTCCAGAAGAGTCACATTTGTGACAGAATCACAGAAGAGTAGGCGCAAGTTCTAACCTGACAGGCTGACACTCCAATACTGGTGTCATACTTGTAGCCGTAGGCTGTAGCAATGTAGCATTGTCGAAGGAGCTTAGGAGCAGAAGCAGCTCAATCAAAGCTCCCATGACAAAACAGGTCATCTAGACAGTGAGATTCTCCGCAGGATAAGGCAGAATTTCAGGGATGTGCTGAGGCATTTCAATTGACCTCAAAATTCGGGTAAGTTTGTACAAATCAGGGCCAGGAGCCTGTAGCCTAAACAGAAGTATGGTTTTGCCACGCTTGAGATTCTGTAAAGTTTCATCTAACATTTGCCCGTGACAAAAGCTGGGATCAGTTTGGCTGTAGGATCCAAAGGATGAANNNNNNNNNNNNNNNNNNNNNNNNNNNNNNNNNNNNNNNNNNNNNNNNNNNNNNNNNNNNNNNNNNNNNNNNNNNNNNNNNNNNNNNNNNNNNNNNNNNNGTCTCCTGCGGCAGATCGTGCATCTGAAGTGCCATGTTCCAGGGACCTTCACAGTATCACATTGTTAAAATCGTACAGAAAACGTATCAGTGCAAGCTCATTGACGCTTGGAATTGACAAAGATTTTTCACGAGGCATTAAAGATTACCAACCTGTCCAAAACCAGAACCAGGGACTACAACAATTCCTGTGGCTTCTAGGAGGCGTTTGGCGTAGTATGCATCTGGGGGAGTGCCAGCAGCTTGGGCAGCCCCAATTGCCTTCTGGGGTAAATGAAGGCGTGGGAACAGATACATTGCACCCTCAGCTTTGTTGCATGTGATACCTTCTAAACTATTGAATGCTTCTTCCAAAGCCtgtgagaaagaagaaaatgtaACAATCAGGTACTTTAAAACATCTTTAAGCTGGTTTGCCTCCTTAGCTTGCATATGTGAACTCCTTAGCTTGCATATGTGAATTGACTAGAGGTTGCAATCTTGCACCCACTGTTTGTTCTAGCTACTGTTCCAGTATTATGGATACTTTCATAAGACACATAACATGGAACGGAAAACATCGCCAATACATTTAAACTTGCACTTTCAGCCTGTTTTTCTGTTTACAATTAATCAATTTAGAAGCGGCAGAAGAAGCACAAACCTTTGCACGCCGAGCCAATGATGAAAGGATGCCATCCCTCTCTACCATGAAGGATTCAAAGGATTCATCCCCAGTCTGTGGAGGTAGAAAACATCTTAGTTACTGCCATCATTATTGTACTTGAATGTTTCCTAAGCATCATATACTGACCTTTGGTGGGTTCATAACAAGGCTAGCAAGAATTTGGCCTGAGACATTGGAGCATAGATTTACTGATGCCACCTTGTAAATCTGTTCCCGCACTTCAGGACTGAACCCAGTTATCTCCATGTAACCACCTCGTTTTCCACATTCTCCATAGTAGCCTAGCAGGACAAAGAGTAAGTTTTACCATAAACTAGGAGAGGCAAATAAAAAAGAACCACCTGAGTTTGATTTTGATTACCTTTAGAAACCGACTGGAATGATGCTAAAGGAAGATCATCATCAGTGTATCCCAATGATCGTGCAATTTTTTTGAATGAGTGGAATTGCTTGTCTTCAACATATATATTTTCTTGGTAAACCTAGATGGGAGATGGAAAAATAAGTGGTCTTAGTAGACCTACACGGTTCAGGTATTTGAATACCTCATGTGTATTGACATGGTGAAAACTTCAAATACAAGTTCTGGATCACCTCATCTGCAAGAAGAACAAGTCCTTCATTTTTacagaattcaacaattttcttttggttttcctCAGCGAGAACCTGTTGAGAGCACAGTAGTGTTAGGTGATCACTGTACCAAAACAATTCTTGTAATAAAATGGGAGAGAGCATAGGTTCAAATTCATCGGTTATTGCTGCATATCAAAAAATTATAACCTGCAATACATTATGAGGTATAAATATTCGTAATGAGAAAAACATGCAAGATCTGTCTTTTTGCATGTAACAGATAGACAAAAAATCACCTGTCCAGTTGGATTTCCAGGATTTATGACAACAAGCGCCCTGACAGTGATGCCCTTAGATCGAGCCTCCTCAAGTTGTTTCTTTAGCTCATCAACCTCAAGTCCCCACCCTGTCTCTTCATCAAGGAAATAAGGAACCTGAAAGAGAATTTGTTCCACATTATTTTCAGACATACAGATCATGTCACTGAAAGTTCACTATGTTAGAACCATATAACAATAGCCATATATACAAAGCAATGCTGACTGGTGATGATCAATTCATTGATCATTATGAAATGACTATATTGAACTTAATGAATTACATGAAGGATTTAACTCAATTATCTCCTGAAACTGCAAGATGAGATGACATCGGTCTGATTCAACAAGCAACACCGAAAAGCATAAAAGCATTGTCAAAGAACATACAAGGGAACCACCATGAAGAGCAATTGATGCAGAGTACAGCGGGTACTGCGGAATAGGGCAGAGAATGCCATCCTTCTCAGACCTAATCAACAATTGCATCATCATGTGAACCTAGTTGAGAAAAGAAATTACACTGTATCAGTAATGGTGGCAGGCTTTATTCACATGCACAGACAGCCAATTATCGGTAGTTAGAACAATCAGTCCTTATTCCACATAGATGGATTACTGATGATCAAAGAAGACATATATAACATACTGCTGGGCTTGCTCCATCTGTTAGGAAGATGTTGTCTCCGCTGGCATGAAACCCATCACGGGCAGCAATTCCAGCAGCAATTTCATCACGCAAACCTTTTATACCCTGAAATAGAGAGCAACATGAATGATCAAGCTCATCCAATCATGGTGGTATTCATCAAGAGTGTATATATATGTACCTGACTATGGCTATAGGCTCCCGTTGCTCTTCCTGGTATCTTGTCTAGAATTTGCCATGCTCTCTCTATAGCATCTGAACTGTACAAAGACATATAAATCAACATTCTAGGCTGGCGAACAAATATGTGTAGTTAGACAACTACCTAACACCTAAATGATCATAATCTTTTGTAGGAAAGCTGTTTAAAATCAACGTGTCCATATGCGAATATTCCGTTAGCATGCAACGTTAGCAAGACACTACAGATGGCAGTTTCTACAGATTCATAGATAGAAAGAAAAGCTCAAGTGCTTGTGAGCCAAACAGATTGCACGTAATTTGAAAACTACCTTATACTTGCTATAGAGGTTGAGTTCTTAATTATCATGAATCATAACTTCATGTGTGCACCACAAAAGAAAATGTATTTAAAAGATCAAGCAAGTCCTTTTGTCCCCATATCAAGAGCAGGCACACAACACCTCTTAATATTATTTCTTACATACTGACACATGCACTAAAAACCTGATACAGAAAGTTGGTCCTCTTTATTTAGATTATTATCAGGCAGGTGGCATAGCATATAGCAGTAAGTCaactaacaaaaaaaaaagtcgacTACAGTTGGGGGTACCCTTCACTATACTTGCCACAAAAAAGTCAGCTAACCAATTAGTATTAATTTACTTGTGCTCATCTTATATGGAATGCTTCAACGTACCTGTACAAAGCATGAGTTTCACTTTTGTCCAAGAGAGCTGGATGATCACACAAAGAGAGGACCTGTAAAAGAGCAACATGAGCTAGTAAAGAGCCATGAACCAAGCTTTCATCACCGAATAACTACAGGGAATACAAACTCACTTCTCTGAAATATGTAACTGGCTGTTGGCCAAGGGATTGAGGATTTCCAATATTGCAGTAAAGTATCTGCCATTAAAATAGATAGATGTAATTAACTCCAATTGATCATCGAAAGCAGTAAGAGCAGAGATGTAGTTGATGGGATCCAAAATACAAACCTCATCAAAAGGAAGTGAATCTGGGTTTTTCTGCAATTCTTGTTGTAAGTTCTGTAGAGGGAAAACAAGATCATAAACCGAGCCCAACAGAACCCTGTTACAAATAATTTCTAGATAGCGCAGGCCTCTTTCACATAAATATAAGGCTATGATGTGAATATACAACATCAACATCCACCCTGATCCTGAACTAACTTGTTTCTCCCAACATAGAAAAAAACTCGACCTCAGGGGGAAGACGCCCCCGGGCTTTGTCTTAAGAAGGGGTACCAGGCTTTGAGCATGGACTGGCAAGGGGGTTTCAACCATAGTTATTAGGATAGGACCGGACCGGACCGGACTGGCAGTTCGATCGGCAAAAGACCGAACCAGAGCCTCCAGCGGTTTGGTTCGCTTAAAAGACTGTCTCTGCAATAATACCTGTAAAACACGGTTGAACTGGCCAGTTTTGTACAGAACCGGCGAACCGGACGGTTCTGTATGAACCGGACGCGTTTTGCTTCTTGCCCTCAGGTTCTCTCACGTTGGCCTTGGCCAACCGAAGGCCCAGCCCAAGCATTCCTTCGGCTTCTAAAATCCCATTGAAAAATCTCTGCTCCGCTCAATTCTTGCGCTtgcacagcggcggcggcgcatcccGATCTGCGAACAGGccggcaggccggcggcgcATCGCAAGCAGGTGCGTGGAATccctttctcctcctttctccGCCCTGTTCTTTGCCGGCGGCGGGCTGCAACTTTGCAGCAGTGCAGGAGTCAGGCGGCCGGCAAGCTGACAGGCAGGTGCTCAGGCTCCCCCGCCGTGCGCGAAAAGAAGGAGGGCGCGCAAGGGGACAGCATCCATGTAGCGGCCGGTGACGAGCGCATCCAGCAGCGAGTTATCGTTGGCAGCTGCGGCTCGTCATCCTCCTACTACGACCTTCTTCTATGTTTgggttttcattttttttccccttttgcaGTTCAGTTGTTTTTCTAAACAATAATCAGATTCAAGTTCAACATGTACCAGCAGACTACGATTCATGAATTTCTGCTGGCAGCAGCAGACGAGAATCTCACAATCCTTTTCATTGTTGTTGATCTTTTTTCTCTACCCGAATCTATTTCGTGATCAATATTTTGCTTGCATTCATTTTAATTCAGAAGCTTGTGTGAGGCTGAGCTGCAATTAGGAATCACGTTTGTAAAAAATTGCTGAGTTACCAAACTTAATGGTATACTAGTGTTCAGTTGTGTGGTTATATATAATTAAGTTGTGTTATTTATGAGCTATATATATGGTACCGGTCCTATGTATTTGTATCCGGTTCAATTTAACGGTCCAAAACTATTGAACCAGCTGTCAACCGGTTCTTGACGGTTGAACCAGTGAACCATCGAACCGAGAGCCTTACCGGTTCGATGACCAGTCCGGTCCTAAAAACTATGGTTTCAACAACCCCCCGAGTTCACTGCTCTAACCAGTATAACTCACGAGAAGCTGGATTTCTCCCAACATGGAGTAGCAACTGATTTTATTTTGAATTAAGAACACGGCGTAGCTATGAACAGACAACGAAAGTTACTACGGTTATTGAATTTTAGAATGCTTTTCGTATTGGACGCACCTGAGCATGTGTAACAATCTCTCCTCGAACTGCATATTCACACTTCAAAACCTGAAGAAACATAGCAAATCATATCAACTGGGGAAGATACAGTTCGCCGATTAAAGCAAACAAATTGCATTTTAGAAGCCGCATTACTACTAGCACCCCTCCCAGTACTGCGTAGATGTAAGCATTTTACTTCCATCAAATTCTCTGGTACACGTCCACACTCCTATCGCACGGGTACAAACGCAGCAGCAGTCCAGTAGGAACAGAACAGAGTAAGGAGCAACCCAAGGGCAAGCAAACCAGCAACACTCGAAC from Setaria italica strain Yugu1 chromosome II, Setaria_italica_v2.0, whole genome shotgun sequence encodes the following:
- the LOC101783864 gene encoding alanine aminotransferase 2 (The sequence of the model RefSeq protein was modified relative to this genomic sequence to represent the inferred CDS: added 83 bases not found in genome assembly) — translated: MRRFAADRARRAVAASLRGAASSSRSAPLPLPLAPAQRHPAPPMGAAAMAAAMARTMSTAAAGTPAVSLDTINPKVLKCEYAVRGEIVTHAQNLQQELQKNPDSLPFDEILYCNIGNPQSLGQQPVTYFREVLSLCDHPALLDKSETHALYSSDAIERAWQILDKIPGRATGAYSHSQGIKGLRDEIAAGIAARDGFHASGDNIFLTDGASPAVHMMMQLLIRSEKDGILCPIPQYPLYSASIALHGGSLVPYFLDEETGWGLEVDELKKQLEEARSKGITVRALVVINPGNPTGQVLAEENQKKIVEFCKNEGLVLLADEVYQENIYVEDKQFHSFKKIARSLGYTDDDLPLASFQSVSKGYYGECGKRGGYMEITGFSPEVREQIYKVASVNLCSNVSGQILASLVMNPPKTGDESFESFMVERDGILSSLARRAKALEEAFNSLEGITCNKAEGAMYLFPRLHLPQKAIGAAQAAGTPPDAYYAKRLLEATGIVVVPGSGFGQVPGTWHFRCTILPQEDKIPAIISRFKEFHEKFMDEFRD